A single window of Nicotiana sylvestris chromosome 3, ASM39365v2, whole genome shotgun sequence DNA harbors:
- the LOC104212125 gene encoding protein PHOTOPERIOD-INDEPENDENT EARLY FLOWERING 1 isoform X2 — protein MVWLSKDFESERKWKLAQAKKVAIRASKGMLDQATRGEKRVKEEEQRLRKVALNISKDIKKFWLKIEKLVLYKHQLELDEKKKKALDKQLEFLLGQTERYSTMLAENLVSSPTTSKRTNSLSAPEALRIQLKEGSEGDVKNRAGENLQSHSTGSDIDDDFDVQSEDEMEDDEHTIEEDEAVITKEEREEELAALQNEMDLPLEELLKHYAVGEASRDCSPEKSGADVTVSSGEDSDKCRDDDVAIETNGGCSPAISGRRSVESNGVLSVPNNQYPDLGQNKLKIPPKKYQELDKVNLLGVFNDEQDDDDYVLALGENKECNMDDETTLLEEEELAKAEPNDAADEIALLQKESELPLDELLARYKEDYDSDENVGDDSESYASASTAQNVSELSQVNDGLSDVLPTTVAETEEREVESMDKTGEERQSENFSESPAKNESEPNQVNDGPNDLLPTTVTETEEKEVRSMDKTVEERQGEDFSESPAKNESEPSQVNDGPSDVLPATVTETEEKEVGSMDKTGEERQSDDIIADAAAAARSAQPTGNTFSTTKVRTKFPFLLKFPLREYQHIGLDWLVTMYEKKLNGILADEMGLGKTIMTIALLAHLACEKGIWGPHLIVVPTSVMLNWETEFLRWCPAFKILTYFGSAKERKIKRQGWLKPNSFHICITTYRLVIQDSKVFKRKKWKYLILDEAHLIKNWKSQRWQTLLNFNSKRRILLTGTPLQNDLMELWSLMHFLMPHIFQSHQEFKDWFCNPISGMVEGQEKVNKEVVDRLHNVLRPFILRRLKRDVEKQLPSKHEHVIYCKLSRRQRNLYEDFIASSETQATLASSNFFAMISVIMQLRKVCNHPDLFEGRPIVSSFDMSGIDMHLSSSICSILSHGIFSSINLGALGLLFTHLDFSMTSWESHDVQSIATPSSLIEGRVTQIHGEETSLVLKRNKKFHGTNIFEEIQKALVEERLREAKERAASVAWWNSIKCKRKPVYSTSLREIVTVKHPVHGIYCQKSNPLSYLYSSRLADLILSPVERFQKMVDQVETFMFAIPAARSPAPACWCSKPGTSVFFSPTFKERSSKVLSPLLTPFRPAIVRRQVYFPDRRLIQFDCGKLQELAGLLRRLKSGGHRALIFTQMTKMLDVLEAFINLYGYTYMRLDGSTLPEQRQTLMQRFNTNPKIFLFILSTRSGGVGINLVGADTVIFYDSDWNPAMDQQAQDRCHRIGQTREVHIYRLISESTIEENILKKANQKRALDDLVIQGGSYNTEFFKKLDPMELFSGHRTVSLKNIEGEKNSNVTEVQLSNADVEAALQNVEDEADYMALKKVEQEEAVDNQEFTEEAVGRLEEDELGNDDEMKADEPADHEVPVTTSGKELVAMSNASNPLKEQAITFAGKDDDIDMLADVKQMAAAAAAAGQAILSFESQLRPIDRYAVRFLELWDPIIDKTAIESQGHFEETEWELDRIEKLKEDMEAEIDDDEEPLVYERWDADFATEVYRQQVEALAQHQLMEELEAEAKEKELAEYENSMGHATASVPKSKSKKKAKKTKFKSLKKGGLASEPQALKDGSSIELLPIDDDVLSSEPVTTPDSAQERKRRLATGDEDVKSSKKSKKLKKSSEVSSLVMHSTYHGKRQVESKGLKQYDGGTMDAELRPISRSKMGGKISISPMPVKRVLTIKSEKPIRKGKTWYKDYFPSADSWLPQEDAVLCASVHEYGPHWSLVSDILYGMTAGGVYRGRYRHPILCCERFRELIQRYVLSTTDGVNDRSTNAGSIKGLLKVTEENVRLVLDIASEVPDHEPLVQKHFFALLSSVWKMSCRKSQTNAFSSSQNGFYHSGSLFTLFTPTMNLGSTNYATGPLEKRFSNLSICAKLVAAALSDQQSAQSDERVSICDQREEASFPAEQLDVTLEFGAEKDNKIIPLPSPVTVKIRGPETPLHPGMMIAEHQHFKSSLNVAENRFWAASSTESCLDWASLAFPVGDAKSRTPLTSQFLGKHKLSDSVKVSKSKSRKIPTESSDVGRTKDLVILPMPSASNDSCARADVGLSFLAESGHDFEDRTLFNLNSEFNLGSEDVFQHEYVPDFISGLDDWSVFPDFTDIG, from the exons ATGGTCTGGTTGTCAAAG GACTTTGAATCAGAGAGAAAGTGGAAGTTGGCTCAGGCAAAGAAGGTTGCTATACGAGCTAGCAAGGGAATGCTTGATCAGGCGACACGGGGAGAAAAGAGAGTTAAG GAAGAAGAGCAACGTTTGCGAAAAGTTGCACTCAATATCTCAAAGGACATCAAAAAATTTTGGTTAAAAATAGAGAAGCTG GTTCTTTACAAGCATCAGTTGGAGTTggatgagaagaagaagaaagcactTGACAAGCAGCTAGAGTTCCTTCTTGGACAAACAGAAAG GTACTCAACAATGCTCGCAGAGAACCTTGTAAGTTCACCAACTACTAGCAAACGAACCAATTCTTTGTCTGCACCAGAAGCCTTGAGAATTCAATTAAAAGAAGGGAGTGAAGGGGATGTAAAGAATCGTGCAGGAGAAAATCTTC AATCTCATTCGACTGGTAGTGATATTGATGATGATTTTGACGTGCAGTCTGAAGACGAAATG GAAGATGACGAGCATACCATTGAAGAAGATGAGGCTGTTATAACtaaagaagaaagggaagaaGAGTTAGCTGCTTTACAAAATGAAATGGATCTACCTCTTGAGGAGCTTCTTAAGCATTATGCAGTTGGGGAAG CTAGCAGAGATTGTAGCCCAGAGAAGAGTGGTGCAGATGTTACGGTCAGTTCTGGCGAGGACAGTGATAAAT GTAGAGATGATGATGTTGCTATTGAGACCAACGGGGGCTGCTCACCTGCCATTTCTGGTCGTCGTTCT GTTGAAAGTAATGGCGTCTTATCAGTACCAAATAACCAGTATCCTGACCTAGGACAAAACAAGCTAAAAATTCCTCCAAAGAAGTATCAAGAGTTAGACAAAGTTAATTTGTTAGGTGTCTTTAATGATGAACAG GATGATGATGATTATGTCCTTGCTCTTGGTGAAAATAAAGAATGCAATATG GATGATGAAACAACTTTGTTAGAGGAGGAAGAATTGGCAAAGGCAGAGCCGAATGATGCTGCAGATGAG ATTGCACTGTTGCAAAAGGAGAGCGAACTTCCTTTAGATGAGCTCCTTGCTAGGTATAAAGAG GATTATGATAGTGATGAAAATGTGGGGGATGATTCTGAATCATATGCGTCTGCTTCAACAGCACAGAATGTATCTGAACTGAGTCAAGTAAATGATGGACTGAGTGATGTACTGCCCACTACAGTCGCTGAGAcagaagaaagggaagttgaaaGCATGGATAAAACAGGGGAAGAAAGGCAGAGTGAGAATTTTTCAGAATCACCAGCAAAAAATGAATCTGAACCCAATCAAGTAAATGATGGACCGAACGATTTACTGCCCACTACAGTCACCGAGACTGAAGAAAAGGAAGTTCGAAGCATGGATAAAACAGTGGAAGAAAGGCAGGGGGAGGATTTTTCAGAATCGCCAGCAAAAAATGAATCTGAACCCAGTCAAGTAAATGATGGACCGAGCGATGTACTGCCCGCTACGGTCACTGAGACAGAAGAAAAGGAAGTTGGAAGCATGGATAAAACAGGGGAAGAAAGGCAAAGTGATGATATAATTGCTGATGCAGCAGCTGCTGCCAGATCAGCACAACCAACAGGTAACACCTTCTCAACAACCAAAGTGCGGACTAAGTTCCCCTTCCTTCTAAAATTTCCCCTTCGTGAGTATCAACATATTGGTTTGGACTGGCTTGTAACCATGTATGAGAAGAAACTTAATGGGATCCTAGCAGATGAAATGGGTTTGGGGAAGACTATCATGACAATTGCTCTTCTTGCTCACCTAGCATGTGAAAAAGGAATATGGGGTCCTCATCTTATTGTTGTCCCAACTAGTGTCATGCTAAACTGGGAGACTGAGTTTCTTAGATGGTGTCCTGCTTTcaaaattttgacatattttgGCAGTGCAAAAGAGCGAAAGATTAAAAGGCAAGGTTGGTTGAAGCCAAACTCGTTTCATATATGTATCACAACTTACAGACTTGTTATACAGGACTCCAAAGTTTTCAAGCGTAAGAAGTGGAAGTACTTGATTTTAGATGAAGCTCATCTAATAAAGAATTGGAAATCGCAAAGATGGCAAACACTTCTCAATTTTAACTCAAAACGGCGTATTCTTTTGACTGGTACACCATTGCAGAATGATCTCATGGAGCTGTGGTCTCTAATGCATTTCTTGATGCCTCATATTTTTCAATCTCACCAGGAATTCAAAGATTGGTTCTGTAATCCTATATCTGGAATGGTTGAGGGACAAGAAAAGGTTAATAAGGAAGTTGTTGATCGCTTGCATAATGTCCTTCGTCCCTTTATTCTCCGCCGGTTGAAGAGGGATGTGGAGAAGCAGCTTCCTTCAAAACATGAGCACGTCATTTATTGTAAGCTATCAAGGAGGCAGCGTAACTTGTATGAAGACTTTATTGCCAGTTCGGAGACACAAGCTACTCTTGCTAGTTCAAATTTTTTTGCAATGATAAGTGTTATAATGCAACTTCGCAAAGTGTGCAATCACCCTGATTTATTTGAAGGACGTCCAATAGTGAGCTCCTTTGATATGAGTGGTATTGATATGCACTTGAGCTCTTCCATTTGCTCGATTCTGTCACATGGTATCTTTTCATCTATCAACCTTGGGGCTTTGGGGCTGTTGTTTACACATCTTGATTTTTCAATGACCTCTTGGGAGAGTCATGATGTTCAATCCATTGCTACCCCTTCAAGCTTGATTGAGGGTCGTGTGACTCAAATTCATGGTGAAGAAACTTCACTAGTACTTAAACGGAATAAGAAGTTTCATGGGACAAACATATTTGAAGAGATCCAAAAGGCACTCGTCGAGGAGAGGCTAAGAGAAGCAAAGGAGAGAGCGGCATCTGTTGCATGGTGGAATTCCATCAAGTGTAAGCGGAAACCTGTATATTCAACAAGTCTTCGGGAGATTGTTACTGTGAAACATCCTGTTCACGGTATTTACTGTCAGAAAAGTAATCCCTTGTCATACCTGTACTCCTCTAGGCTTGCAGACTTGATACTGTCGCCAGTTGAGAGATTCCAAAAAATGGTTGATCAGGTTGAGACTTTCATGTTTGCAATCCCTGCTGCACGTTCCCCAGCACCTGCTTGCTGGTGCAGTAAACCAGGTACTTCCGTATTTTTTAGTCCAACCTTTAAGGAGAGATCTTCTAAGGTTCTCTCTCCGCTTCTCACTCCTTTTCGCCCAGCCATTGTTAGAAGGCAAGTCTACTTTCCAGATAGGCGGCTCATACAATTTGACTGTGGAAAGCTGCAGGAGCTTGCAGGTTTGTTGAGGCGATTAAAATCAGGAGGTCACCGTGCACTAATTTTCACCCAAATGACAAAGATGCTTGATGTTTTAGAAGCTTTCATTAATTTGTATGGTTACACTTACATGCGTCTGGATGGTTCTACTCTGCCCGAACAGAGACAAACTTTGATGCAACGGTTCAACACAAATCCAaagattttcctttttattttatcaacCCGCAGTGGTGGAGTTGGCATCAACTTGGTGGGGGCAGACACAGTCATCTTTTATGATAGCGACTGGAATCCAGCTATGGATCAACAAGCTCAAGATCGCTGTCATAGAATAGGCCAGACCCGTGAAGTACATATTTATCGATTGATAAGTGAGAGTACCATTGAAGAGAATATTTTGAAAAAAGCAAACCAGAAGCGAGCTCTGGATGATTTGGTTATACAGGGTGGAAGTTACAACACTGAATTCTTCAAGAAACTGGATCCAATGGAATTGTTCTCAGGCCACAGAACAGTTTCCTTAAAGAACATTGAAGGAGAGAAGAATAGCAATGTTACTGAGGTTCAGCTCTCTAATGCTGACGTGGAGGCTGCTCTGCAAAATGTAGAAGATGAGGCGGATTACATGGCTCTGAAGAAAGTTGAACAGGAAGAGGCAGTAGACAATCAGGAGTTCACTGAAGAAGCAGTTGGTAGGTTGGAAGAAGATGAACTTGGTAATGATGATGAGATGAAGGCTGATGAGCCTGCTGATCATGAAGTCCCAGTTACAACATCAGGCAAAGAACTTGTGGCTATGTCAAATGCTAGTAATCCATTAAAAGAacaagcaattacttttgctggtaAAGATGATGACATTGACATGTTGGCCGATGTCAAACAGATGGCAGCAGCTGCTGCTGCTGCAGGACAAGCTATCTTGTCTTTCGAGAGTCAGTTGCGTCCAATTGATCGATATGCTGTACGTTTTCTGGAGTTATGGGACCCTATCATAGACAAGACAGCTATTGAATCACAAGGTCATTTTGAAGAAACTGAATGGGAATTGGATAGAATTGAGAAATTGAAGGAAGATATGGAAGcagagattgatgatgatgaagaaccTTTAGTTTACGAAA GATGGGATGCTGATTTTGCGACTGAGGTATACAGACAGCAGGTGGAGGCTTTGGCTCAACATCAG TTGATGGAGGAACTTGAAGCTGAAGCTAAAGAGAAGGAGCTTGCAGAATATGAGAACTCGATGGG GCATGCTACAGCTTCTGTTCCAAAATCCAAGTCAAAGAAGAAGGCAAAGAAAACAAAGTTCAAATCTTTGAAGAAAGGAGGTCTAGCTTCTGAACCTCAAGCTTTAAAGGACGGGTCTTCGATAGAGTTGTTGCCCATAGATGATGATGTTCTATCTAGTGAGCCAGTTACAACGCCTGATTCTGCTCAAGAGAGAAAGCGTAGACTAGCAACGGGTGATGAGGATGTGAAGAGCTCGAAGAAGTctaaaaaattgaagaagtcctCTGAGGTATCTTCGCTGGTAATGCATTCAACTTACCATGGAAAGCGGCAGGTTGAATCTAAAGGATTGAAGCAGTATGATGGTGGCACCATGGATGCCGAACTCAGACCAATAAGCAGAAGCAAGATGGGAGGGAAAATCTCAATCAGTCCGATGCCTGTAAAGCGAGTTCTTACTATTAAATCAGAAAAGCCGATTAGGAAAGGTAAAACGTGGTATAAAGATTATTTTCCATCCGCTGATTCATGGTTGCCACAAGAGGACGCTGTACTTTGTGCTTCTGTTCATGAGTATGGTCCTCACTGGAGCTTGGTGAGTGATATCTTGTATGGAATGACTGCTGGCGGAGTTTATAGAGGAAGATATCGTCACCCTATTCTTTGTTGCGAAAGGTTTAGGGAACTTATACAGAGATATGTGTTATCTACGACAGACGGTGTAAATGATAGATCCACTAATGCTGGATCGATAAAAGGTCTTCTCAAAGTGACTGAG GAAAATGTCCGTCTGGTGTTAGATATTGCATCAGAGGTTCCAGATCATGAGCCTCTTGTTCAAAAGCATTTCTTTGCCCTTCTTTCCTCTGTGTGGAAGATGTCATGCCGGAAAAGCCAGACAAATGCGTTCTCATCTTCCCAGAATGGCTTCTATCATTCTGGAAGTTTGTTTACACTGTTTACACCAACTatgaaccttggttccacgaatTACGCAACAGGACCACTGGAAAAGAGATTTTCTAATTTAAGTATATGTGCCAAGTTAGTAGCAGCTGCTCTCTCTGACCAGCAGAGTGCACAAAGTGATGAGAGAGTCTCCATTTGTGACCAGAGAGAAGAGGCTTCTTTTCCTGCTGAGCAGTTGGATGTTACACTGGAATTTGGGGCAGAGAAAGATAATAAGATAATTCCCTTGCCATCTCCTGTAACTGTCAAAATACGTGGTCCTGAAACCCCATTGCATCCAGGAATGATGATAGCTGAGCATCAACATTTCAAGTCTTCCCTGAATGTGGCTGAAAACCGGTTCTG